The sequence CAAATCTATTTGGAAAATTTCATCTCAACCCTAGGGtgtaaacaaattaatttttatagttttaaaataatgaattaaatCATAAATTAGAGAAGTTAGAATAAGCaaaaacaacaattatttttgtttatttgtagTCTTCTTTGTGTTGAAAggaatacaaaaataatatcaccaattttttattttatttaaattacacGTGAAAAAATGAGTCATATTGAGTTGACATGACCAATCAAATTCCAGGTAAAGGACATTAGTCTTGCCACATGTTTAGAGCGACCTGTTTCTAATCCAACCACAACTTACCCCAACTGTTTGTTAGGTTTAgatgaataatttaaatatagaTTTCAAGGAATATTATTTTTGATCATTTCATAGTTAAGATTAGATTTTATGGATCTAAAGATATTATACCTTACCACGTTATTTATAATCTTAAACGACTAGTTTGTATattgttagattaaaaaaacattaattatgaATCATGAATTGGATGAAAAATGATTAGTTTTCCTTGGGGTtttaaggggttttttttttttttttttgggggggggggggtggggtgggggaaATAATGGAGTTTTACTTTGGAGGACTTAAAAATcctctttggaaaaaaaaaaaaaaaagctgaggTAAGATAcgattatttattatttattttttaaaacctttcaTATTGCCCAACTCAAAAAACAAACCCCAGTCATCTCTTTCTGATTGAAGATCCACCACCTCCTtattattctaaacttttacAAATTAGATTTATCGAAGTTATATctataagaaaatattaaaataactatcaattttactataaaaagctttgaataatcactaaatttttatttgatttattttgtttaaagtaaaataaaaaacttagtGTACAGACACAATTTTTCAgcgacccaagaatgacattgggctcaTATGTAaaaggcccgaacaatataattcaTAGAGAGTGGGCTAGAAAGGttggaccttggtcgttggacGGCGGTTTAGTCGTGATTTTCGTGTAAGCTCATACGAAGGCAGGTTTGGCCAGAATAGCTAGGCTTCACATTGGTGTAGCTCGGAGGGTTTGagtcctcggacttagtccgaggagcatcacATTCTTCccattcttcctttttttttttcggatcCCCCCTTTTCCTGGCTCCCTTCCCCTTTTATACCAGTGTTTTTCTTCCTCCCTTTCGTCTACGTGCCAGTTTCTCCTTTCTCGGGTATTaactcgtcctatcaatccatccgtcagagtggttggaaaaagttaaatagcatggtctggaagtatgggcttgtcagacaCATGACTCCACATTACCGTCTTGGCAGCTTTTTcccttgtactgctcttgtactgagtttgtcattttcttcaggcgttttgtaaggtgttgagcgtgagatcgtcctcggccacgtTCTTGGGCCTTTGAGGGACTTTCATCATACGTCCTcagcagtagggctcctcggtcTGGGTTTTGGGCCCtgaatacaaagtgggctgggacctcagatttcggacCCCACACTTAGTATCATCCATGTTTGATTTCATTCAAACTAATaatatcattttaatatattaagcTCAATTTATTATTTGTCACTTATAGTCTTGTCAAATCTAATTCGTGTTACAGTAATTTAGTAtagtttattatcaattttagggtaaattgcaaactATACCACTAAAATTTGGGGTTATTTGGATTACTCACCTACATGACCGTCAAGTGACATACTAACATTtgatgtgtaatttttttttttccctatgtCAGCTGGTTGTTTTTGCTAACAGGGGTATactttaaggtgtaaaatcaatatttttaaacttcagaatttaaaatccaaacaaccccaAACTTTTAGTGTGTACTTTTCAATTTACtctttaaaatacaaaaaaaagaaaaagaaatttaaaattttaacacatgagataattattgatatttgataGTATTGAAATTTTGTGTGCATGAAGGGTATATGGAGAGAATATAATTTTATGGtagatttgataaataaaatatttattgagTTGTGtactattgcaaaaaattaccCCGGGTATAACTTAAATCTCACCTCAtaaatttcatgttaattagatattatttattatctaaTCTATAAACTGTTGTTTTACTtttgcatataattttaaaattaaaaatacttgaaatttaatttttttatgatgaaATAGTTATTAATCTCTAATCATCTTGATATTTGTAAGTACGaaaattataacaaaacaaTGTAATTCAAATGTTGATTTCTCCAaatattccttaaaaaaaaaaaagagtaacatcataaaaaattatatcaaatgaCAAATGTAACTTGAATGTATTATTTTTCCTATAAAGTGAGTCATTCAATGGAAGaagccaaaatatttttattacatgTAGGGCTTTTTGGTAAATTAGAGTCCATACATACAAAGAGGCAACAAAGGATATTACAAAGACCATTTCGTTTGGTTGCTGGGTTGCATTTTTAGAGCAACCAAACTAAAAACCCCATACGCAGTAAATTTAACATTTCAatttcttccttctctctcactccagtctCTATGCTTTGCTCTGTAGTCAGTAGACTCAAGTTACAACCCACGTACTCTACAGAAAGAACCAAATTTTAACCTTTTGAGGAGACAAACAGAGACCACCTCGTActgaattttatatatatatatattttctttctaaaaatcaGTTTGAGATGATATCTatccttaatattttttatttttttattttccatgtGAATATTTAATAGTTATCATCATTAAAAGagttagtttattattttagtaaaaaatttgtagtattttaCAGCATTTTCgtattttgattttgtgcaAATATATTAATGATGACTATGAAAGGcttattttgtttgttattttagtttatGAAAGGAGCTAAGAATATATTCTAATTTCAATAatggatttaaaaaattttcttcataattttataaaaaaaaaatttcgtgcATCACAAGGGTTTGTAGATTGGAATCTTAATGTGCAAtcaaataagaagaaaaaaaaaattgtttaaatcttctttaaaaagttatatttgcAAAACATTCATATACatcttagaaaaataaatttgctaAAATGTGTGCTCATTTAATGTTCATTCACAAAAGATTAAATAATAATGCATACTCAATAATTTTTCCTTGCATTGCACAGGTTAGCGACTAATTGCATATGAATAATGATGTAGCTGCTAGAACTAACAGCAATTTTTATATTCATACTAATATATTTGCGTCCACTGCCAACAAGaagtatactttttttttttttttaatttgaaaaaaccaATGAGTGTACAATTAGGAACTACATTCTcaatacatataaataaatgatgACAAACCAATTACAAATCCTCAGGGTAAAACTCAAGGATTCAAATGTCATAGTTATTTATTACTACAAAAGTAATGTAGCACAACAATTTGGCCAACAGGCAAAGAAGCATTATAGATTGTATGTGTTATAACAAATCCCATTCGCATTGCCTCTCCATTAAACTTAAATTCTGTGTCAAAGTTAAAAGCagtaattttttagattatCTGTTTATAGAGAAACAGCAAGGCCATATAGCACCATGAACCCACTATTCAACTTTCTAATAAGAAAAGGATAAGCTCTAAAGATCCGAACAGCCAATGAGTCCTAGCTTAAATGGCACCTACTTACAGTTTCATTACCCACCAGGTGTGtgtaacttattaaaaaaaaaaacctataaaagaGAAGCCACAACATATCACTGTCTGCACTATCCGGTGTTAAAGACAATATTGTTAATTGTCTTAATGTAAAACAACAATTTGGCCAAAAGTTGAAGAAGCATTATGGATTGTTTCTGTTATAACCAATCCTATTTGCATTGCCTCTCCATTACAAACTTAAATTCTGTGTCAATGTTAAAAGCAGTAATTCTCAGATTATATCTATTTATAGAGAAACAGCAAGGCCATATAGCTCCATGAACCCACTCTTGGATTCAACTTTCTAATAAAAAACAGGACAAGTTCTACAGATCCATATAGCCAACGAACCATAGCTCAAATGGCACACCAAATGGGGTGCAACCCCTGTCTGCTGGAAGGAAGAATGTGAAATCATTTTCCTTCCTCTCAACAGGGATGAGGATTTTATCAATGGCAGTCTCTTGGACATGAAGTATCCAAAAAGGTCTAAATCACaaataaaatgtaaggactcGAAAGTAACAATAACAAAGTCATAGTGTTATAATGATGCCATAAAATCCTTCCTAACATTTTATACAGAAAGCTTGTTATTCAAGGAAATAATAGAAATAAATCCTCCACACTTCATAGTGCTAGAACTCAAATTAGTGCCCTAAGCAAGTATATTAGTCCATTTCATAATGCAAGCAAAGAAACATGACTAAATGGCTAGACCTGTTTTCCAAATTGGTGTCTAACCAATTTAGACCATATCTAAGGAGGTTGAATCCAAACTCTCTCAGGCCCGCGTTCAGTTACCCATGGATAAAATGTACATTGATGACTCTGCTTAGTCTTCAACGAGTAATAGGAACTGTAAGTATCACAATGATAATAAATCCTCTCTGCAAAACCTGCAATTTCTCCTTCTGCTGAAACTGAGAACGAGGTACAACCGAGAAAAAATGCTTGACATCCCAATGTATATGTCTCATCCCAAGTCTTTTCTGAccaatcaaaattgaaaactcTGAAACACATAGAACTAGAACGATACACTAACCAGAGCTGCCCATTAGACTCTACCATATGAGCCCTTGTGTCAGACAATATCCCAGGAACCAAATTCACATCCATGAGCATACTCCAATAACGGTGTACAACACAAAAGGCCCCCAATGCTCCTCCTGTAAAAACACAGTAAAAAGTTCCATTACTGTAAACCACATCCTCAACTGCCCTTTTAGGACCAGCAAACTTGACTGTGGTGCTCCATTTGCGGTCACCAGGTTGACATGTGCTTAGCCACATTTTGCTACTGTTTTTGGAACTTTGTATTGCAAAGCAAACACAATCAGTAGAAGTTGGGACCGAGGAAAATGTACTTCGATTGAAGTTGATGTCAAGATCAGGTAGTTTGATTATAGTCTTCGTATAAGGATTGTAGAAGAATGACAATGTAGATTTCTGTAAAAGCAACcaatcaaactttgaagcaCATATGACTGCATCATTCAACTCTTTCCCCTCAATCTTGTTGTAAGTGACGTGACTTTGATTTTCAATTGGGAGGTGAAAGCTACATAAACTGTAGACATTTCCATCAAAACCCCAACTGTGTTCCATTAGCCTTGGAACTTGAAGGATCTCATAAAGTGGACCAACAGCCTGAATTTTTCGCGAATTCTTACAAACCCGTTTAATAAAATCAAGTTGTCTGCcaattatattaaaaacatCAACCGGAAGATTGGACCATGATCTAAATTCTCTGCTGTTTCCATCACAACCACTTAAGTGCTTGTGTCTATTCACCATCATTGTTGTATCTTTTGAACTATCCTTCCAAAAATTCCACTCCATCAGTACTCAAAATATTAACACACACAACCTCCCAAGGGTCCCAACCCTATCAAATTCCAAGCAAAATGACAATTAGAAAGTTCACTATTGTCTTAGTCTAAAAatccaatatataaatatatatataaatatatatatatatatatatataaatatacacacactcacacacaaaaTCCATGGTCTAATTACTCAATTTGTGGGGTTCAAGTGAAACTCAGTGTGGTGTCTCATCCCCATCATCTACCTTAcctatctaaaaataaataattttttttaataaaaatacgAATTTGCGAACACAAATTCAAGAATATAAAACCAATATCAATATGTGGTGTTAAACAAAAAACCCTAGTATTGAAAGTaataacaaaatgaaataaaaaaaataaaagaaagtaacAAAATTAGCAACTAGAAATGATGGGTATCTAAAAGAGTGTGATAATTACCAGAGg is a genomic window of Quercus lobata isolate SW786 chromosome 2, ValleyOak3.0 Primary Assembly, whole genome shotgun sequence containing:
- the LOC115975966 gene encoding F-box protein At4g00893-like — protein: MEWNFWKDSSKDTTMMVNRHKHLSGCDGNSREFRSWSNLPVDVFNIIGRQLDFIKRVCKNSRKIQAVGPLYEILQVPRLMEHSWGFDGNVYSLCSFHLPIENQSHVTYNKIEGKELNDAVICASKFDWLLLQKSTLSFFYNPYTKTIIKLPDLDINFNRSTFSSVPTSTDCVCFAIQSSKNSSKMWLSTCQPGDRKWSTTVKFAGPKRAVEDVVYSNGTFYCVFTGGALGAFCVVHRYWSMLMDVNLVPGILSDTRAHMVESNGQLWLVYRSSSMCFRVFNFDWSEKTWDETYTLGCQAFFLGCTSFSVSAEGEIAGFAERIYYHCDTYSSYYSLKTKQSHQCTFYPWVTERGPERVWIQPP